A single genomic interval of Peribacillus sp. FSL H8-0477 harbors:
- the pulA gene encoding type I pullulanase — MFKRKVISWVTVVSLLVSILLVSFVQPIAEASSTTKITIHYQEEKGNTKDWSLWVWPEGGEGKAYSFTGKDAFGKTAEIELPVDTKKVGFIIRTESWEKDGENDRWLDVQNGEGEVWVKSGDEMTYSEPPDGEYRDFPAYEKVKIKIHYFRYDKQYDGWNLWMWPDGKDGQAVQFKEEDEFGKVAEVELTDLEGIKKAGFIMRQSKDGNDWANKEFNERFITKFKEDGSAEIWLTQGVERVFYDPAQIDRSPKIVKSTIDKLNEITLETNFPFSLDEETNAGITLNGADIKEVLPYAGKENVTNKVRIVTTKNLDLSKNYQVTKKLFGTASVDMGAAIRTEAFDKLYAYTGTLGNIYQKKKTTFKLWAPTAAEAKLVTYKSWNDSEGKEIIMKRGDKGVWSTELKGNQDGLIYTYKVKIGDKWNEAVDPYVRAVTVNGDKGVVTDLSSTNPKKWNNKKPKSAKAEDAIFYELHIRDLSIQAESGIKQKGKYLGVAESKTTGPKGVKTGLNHIKDLGVTHVQFLPMYDYRTVDETKLNEPQYNWGYDPKNFNAPEGSYSTDPYKPKVRINEMKQMIQAVHNQDLRVVMDVVYNHMYAVNESNFNQLVPGYYFRYNEDGTLANGSGVGNDTASERKMMRKFIVDSVSYWAKEYHLDGFRFDLMGIHDVQTMNDVRRALDKIDPSIMVIGEGWDLNTPLAANRKANQKNAEQMPRIAHFNDSIRDGLKGSVFNELDTGFVNGKQGMEDIIKKGIAGGINYDNSLATYKDPQQVVTYVEAHDNHTLWDKLALTNPKDSLTKRKQMHKLASSISLTSQGINFIHAGQEFMRTKGGDHNSYKSPDAVNQLDWKRRAEFTKEVEYMKGLIKLRKQYSGFRLATAKEIEKNVQFFDAPKNVIAYRVTNPEKAQAKKQLIVIHNANNKDVKITLPKKGTWSILVNGQKAGTKELGKIKTTQVTVPALSSYVLVGNK; from the coding sequence TTGTTTAAAAGAAAAGTAATTAGTTGGGTGACCGTGGTATCGTTGTTGGTTTCTATTTTACTCGTTTCATTTGTGCAACCGATTGCAGAAGCCAGCAGTACGACGAAAATCACGATTCATTATCAAGAAGAGAAGGGAAATACAAAGGACTGGAGTCTATGGGTTTGGCCTGAAGGCGGGGAAGGAAAGGCATATTCGTTTACTGGAAAGGATGCGTTTGGGAAAACGGCTGAGATTGAACTCCCTGTTGATACGAAGAAAGTCGGATTCATTATTCGTACGGAGTCATGGGAAAAAGATGGAGAGAATGACCGCTGGCTGGATGTTCAAAATGGTGAAGGCGAAGTATGGGTAAAGTCAGGTGATGAAATGACTTATTCAGAGCCGCCAGACGGGGAGTATCGAGATTTCCCAGCATATGAAAAAGTGAAAATTAAGATTCATTACTTCCGCTATGACAAACAATATGATGGCTGGAATTTGTGGATGTGGCCGGATGGAAAAGATGGACAGGCCGTTCAGTTTAAGGAAGAGGATGAGTTCGGGAAGGTAGCTGAAGTAGAATTAACCGATCTTGAGGGAATTAAAAAAGCTGGATTTATTATGAGGCAAAGCAAGGATGGGAACGATTGGGCGAATAAAGAATTTAATGAGCGCTTTATAACAAAATTTAAAGAAGATGGTAGTGCAGAAATCTGGCTGACACAAGGAGTTGAACGAGTGTTTTATGATCCTGCTCAAATTGACCGCTCACCTAAAATTGTCAAATCAACGATTGATAAATTGAACGAAATCACCTTAGAAACTAATTTCCCTTTCTCATTAGATGAAGAAACCAATGCGGGAATCACCCTAAATGGGGCAGACATCAAAGAAGTACTTCCATATGCCGGCAAAGAAAATGTAACGAATAAAGTCCGGATTGTAACAACGAAAAATCTGGATTTATCTAAGAATTATCAAGTTACCAAGAAATTGTTTGGAACGGCTTCAGTGGATATGGGTGCAGCTATTCGAACGGAAGCTTTCGATAAACTATACGCTTATACTGGAACGTTAGGGAACATTTATCAAAAAAAGAAAACGACTTTTAAACTTTGGGCTCCGACTGCAGCTGAAGCAAAACTGGTCACTTATAAGTCGTGGAATGACTCAGAAGGTAAGGAAATAATCATGAAACGAGGAGACAAAGGCGTTTGGAGTACGGAACTTAAAGGAAACCAAGATGGATTGATCTATACGTATAAGGTAAAAATCGGAGATAAATGGAATGAGGCAGTGGACCCGTATGTTCGGGCGGTTACTGTTAATGGGGATAAAGGAGTTGTGACCGATTTATCGAGCACGAATCCGAAAAAGTGGAATAATAAAAAACCGAAATCTGCCAAAGCAGAGGATGCCATTTTTTATGAACTGCATATTCGTGATCTCTCGATTCAAGCTGAAAGTGGAATTAAACAAAAAGGAAAATACCTAGGTGTGGCAGAAAGTAAGACAACGGGTCCAAAGGGTGTGAAAACAGGGCTGAATCATATTAAGGATCTGGGTGTCACACATGTTCAGTTCTTACCGATGTATGACTATCGAACCGTTGATGAAACAAAACTGAATGAGCCGCAATATAATTGGGGGTATGATCCAAAGAACTTTAATGCACCAGAAGGTTCTTACTCCACTGATCCCTATAAACCAAAGGTTCGAATCAACGAGATGAAACAAATGATTCAAGCTGTTCATAATCAGGATTTACGGGTCGTGATGGACGTGGTTTATAACCATATGTACGCGGTAAATGAATCAAATTTTAATCAACTCGTCCCTGGCTATTATTTCCGCTATAACGAAGATGGAACACTTGCAAATGGTTCCGGTGTCGGAAATGATACGGCCTCTGAGCGGAAAATGATGCGTAAGTTCATTGTTGACTCAGTAAGTTATTGGGCTAAGGAGTATCATCTAGACGGTTTCCGTTTCGATTTAATGGGAATCCATGATGTTCAAACTATGAACGATGTCCGTAGAGCTTTAGATAAGATTGATCCAAGTATTATGGTTATTGGGGAGGGCTGGGATCTAAATACGCCGCTTGCCGCAAATCGTAAGGCGAATCAAAAAAATGCTGAACAAATGCCAAGAATCGCTCACTTTAATGACAGCATTCGCGATGGGTTGAAAGGCAGTGTCTTTAATGAGTTAGATACGGGCTTTGTCAACGGAAAGCAAGGAATGGAAGACATCATCAAAAAGGGCATTGCCGGCGGAATCAACTACGATAACAGTCTAGCAACCTATAAAGACCCGCAGCAGGTAGTCACCTATGTTGAAGCACATGATAATCATACACTCTGGGATAAATTAGCACTGACTAATCCTAAAGATTCATTAACAAAACGAAAGCAAATGCATAAGCTTGCTTCGTCCATTTCATTGACCTCACAAGGTATTAACTTTATCCATGCGGGACAAGAATTTATGCGGACGAAAGGGGGAGACCATAACAGCTACAAATCTCCTGATGCAGTTAACCAGTTAGATTGGAAGAGAAGAGCAGAATTTACGAAAGAAGTGGAGTATATGAAGGGACTGATAAAGCTCCGTAAACAGTACTCCGGGTTCCGTTTAGCAACAGCAAAGGAAATAGAAAAGAATGTACAGTTCTTTGATGCACCTAAAAATGTGATCGCCTATCGGGTAACGAATCCAGAGAAGGCACAAGCTAAGAAACAGCTCATCGTCATCCATAATGCCAATAATAAAGATGTGAAAATTACGCTGCCGAAAAAAGGCACGTGGTCAATCCTTGTTAATGGTCAAAAAGCTGGAACGAAAGAGCTTGGAAAAATAAAAACAACCCAAGTTACTGTACCAGCATTGAGCAGTTATGTCTTGGTTGGGAATAAGTAA
- a CDS encoding Gfo/Idh/MocA family protein, with protein MLKVGVLGCGTIARVRHLLEYDNNKEVEITAVCDIVEERAEEMAKLYGAKAYTDYRDVLANKEIDVISICLPNYLHASVTIAALNAGKHVLCEKPMATSKDEAEAMIAAGKLNEKKLMIAHNQRFVASHQKAKEIIESGKLGKLYSFSTTFGHPGPEEWSIDGAESWFFDKERAFIGAMGDLGVHKADLMRYLLGEFSEVGAFIETNAKQNTEVDDNAVCILRTESGIIGTLTASWAYVTGGDNSTIIYGENGTLRLEADPVYSLIEEYRDGTIINHQLEKIQTNEEGGQSNSSIIDYFITSILENSEPPIPGEEGMKSLEIILAAIESQETRQIVSIQ; from the coding sequence ATGCTTAAAGTTGGAGTACTTGGATGTGGAACGATTGCAAGAGTTCGTCATTTACTAGAATACGATAATAACAAAGAAGTAGAGATTACAGCCGTGTGCGACATTGTCGAAGAACGCGCGGAAGAAATGGCGAAGCTCTATGGTGCTAAAGCATATACGGATTATCGGGACGTATTAGCGAATAAAGAGATTGATGTGATCAGTATCTGTCTGCCAAACTATCTTCATGCTTCAGTAACGATTGCTGCGTTAAACGCAGGCAAACATGTTTTATGTGAAAAACCAATGGCTACCTCAAAGGATGAAGCAGAAGCCATGATTGCTGCAGGAAAGCTAAATGAAAAAAAACTCATGATTGCTCATAATCAACGGTTTGTTGCTTCCCACCAAAAGGCGAAAGAAATTATCGAGAGTGGAAAGCTTGGGAAACTATACAGTTTCTCCACGACGTTCGGACACCCAGGACCTGAAGAGTGGAGCATTGATGGAGCTGAAAGTTGGTTCTTCGACAAAGAACGGGCATTTATCGGGGCAATGGGCGATCTCGGTGTTCATAAAGCGGACTTAATGCGGTACTTACTGGGAGAATTTTCAGAGGTAGGAGCTTTTATTGAAACGAATGCCAAACAAAATACAGAAGTTGATGATAATGCCGTATGTATTCTACGGACAGAGAGCGGAATAATAGGGACGCTTACCGCCAGTTGGGCTTATGTGACTGGAGGAGATAATTCCACCATTATTTATGGAGAAAATGGAACCCTCCGATTAGAAGCGGACCCAGTCTATTCACTCATTGAAGAGTATCGGGATGGAACCATCATTAACCATCAACTTGAGAAAATCCAAACCAATGAAGAAGGCGGGCAAAGCAACTCAAGTATTATTGACTACTTTATTACAAGTATACTAGAGAATTCAGAACCCCCTATTCCTGGTGAGGAAGGCATGAAATCCCTAGAAATCATCCTTGCAGCGATAGAATCACAGGAAACCAGACAAATCGTCTCCATACAGTAG
- a CDS encoding sugar phosphate isomerase/epimerase family protein, giving the protein MKTTQVAVQMYTLREESQKDFAGTLRKVAELGFDGVEFAGYEGWDVKDLKELLDELGLQAAASHVPLIELESNLEQVIENQKILGSGYIVCPYLMPEQRKEEDYQKLIRFLDEAGTICREEGLTLCYHHHDFELERMNDGRQALQAIYEDTKEENVKAELDIYWLEKAGEKPVEWMERCTNRTPLVHLKDMTKDEEQFFAELGTGGVDLDAVLEKGKDAGVQWWIIEQDMSRLTPFESIEISINYLKPLLLKKG; this is encoded by the coding sequence ATGAAAACAACTCAAGTAGCTGTCCAAATGTATACATTACGGGAAGAAAGTCAAAAAGATTTTGCTGGAACGTTAAGAAAAGTGGCAGAGCTGGGATTTGATGGCGTAGAGTTTGCTGGATATGAAGGATGGGATGTAAAAGACTTAAAGGAATTACTGGATGAACTGGGGCTTCAAGCGGCAGCCAGCCATGTCCCTCTAATAGAGTTAGAATCCAATTTAGAGCAAGTTATAGAGAATCAGAAGATACTCGGAAGCGGCTATATTGTCTGCCCATACCTAATGCCTGAACAAAGAAAGGAAGAAGATTATCAGAAGCTGATCCGATTTTTAGACGAAGCGGGGACGATTTGCCGAGAAGAAGGATTAACTCTTTGTTATCATCATCATGATTTTGAACTTGAGCGCATGAATGATGGAAGACAGGCGCTTCAAGCCATCTATGAAGATACCAAAGAAGAAAACGTCAAAGCAGAATTGGACATTTATTGGCTGGAAAAAGCCGGAGAAAAACCAGTCGAATGGATGGAACGCTGCACAAATAGAACCCCTTTAGTTCATTTGAAAGATATGACCAAAGATGAAGAACAATTTTTTGCTGAATTAGGAACTGGCGGGGTAGATTTAGACGCTGTACTTGAAAAAGGAAAAGACGCAGGGGTTCAGTGGTGGATTATTGAGCAGGATATGAGCCGCCTCACACCATTTGAAAGTATTGAAATCAGTATAAATTACTTAAAACCACTCTTACTAAAGAAAGGATAG
- a CDS encoding ABC transporter substrate-binding protein: protein MKRIIKQSGLLIATTMLVLAGCQNDGASKKVDLDKESTGAVSFTLFSADPHPQWDKMESPVSKKVNEKTGVSLEAEFDVAGGEQKIPLMIASGEYPDLILPKGNAAKLVEAEALIDLTDLIDKHGPNLKKIYGDYFNRLKWDNEDDSIYILPTSQVDQTYWEPGTGFMLQNDVVKQLGYPKIRTVKDFEKAIKDYKEKNPSIDGQPTVGLSLLADDWRIQITTTNPAFFATGAPDDGEFYIDPETFEAKMHYRRAEEKEYFRWLNHMNDIGLLDKESFVQKYDQYLAKISSGRVIGLIDADWEMAEAQRALREAGKEERMYGMYPVTLTEEYEHHNFQDTGYLGGWGIGISIDNEDPVRAIKFLDYLASDEGQILQNWGIEGEHYEIVDGKRVIPEDVMKERNNNANYVKQTGVGALKGFAPPYGDGVEDSTGQTYTIASPDQIKDAYTDTEKEVLANYDVEMWKDLYPQKEDFPVKPWGAAYNIPVPGGSDLELILQKSLDIVKKRIPEAILAKPENFDKIWDTFMNDLEKADVEKAEEEYTKLVKSRLELWDK from the coding sequence ATGAAACGAATAATTAAACAATCTGGACTATTAATCGCAACAACGATGCTGGTTCTAGCTGGATGTCAAAATGATGGTGCTTCTAAAAAAGTCGATTTGGATAAAGAATCTACCGGAGCCGTTTCATTTACCTTATTCAGTGCTGACCCTCATCCGCAATGGGATAAAATGGAGAGTCCGGTCAGCAAAAAAGTGAATGAGAAAACCGGAGTAAGTCTGGAAGCGGAATTTGATGTGGCCGGCGGTGAACAAAAGATTCCATTAATGATTGCCAGCGGGGAGTATCCAGATTTGATTCTGCCAAAGGGGAATGCAGCTAAATTAGTTGAAGCAGAAGCGCTAATTGATTTGACGGATTTAATTGATAAACATGGACCGAATTTAAAGAAGATTTATGGGGATTATTTTAATCGGTTAAAATGGGATAATGAAGATGATTCAATCTATATCCTGCCGACTTCACAGGTTGATCAGACCTATTGGGAGCCAGGCACGGGGTTCATGCTCCAGAACGATGTGGTTAAACAGCTCGGATATCCAAAGATTCGTACCGTAAAGGATTTTGAAAAAGCCATTAAAGACTATAAAGAGAAAAACCCAAGTATAGATGGGCAGCCAACTGTCGGTTTATCTTTGTTAGCAGATGACTGGAGGATACAAATTACAACGACTAATCCTGCATTCTTTGCAACAGGAGCACCCGATGACGGAGAGTTTTATATTGACCCTGAGACCTTTGAAGCAAAAATGCACTATCGTCGTGCAGAAGAAAAAGAATATTTCCGTTGGTTAAATCATATGAATGATATCGGATTATTAGACAAAGAAAGCTTCGTTCAAAAATATGATCAATATTTAGCGAAAATATCATCAGGACGAGTGATCGGCCTCATTGATGCAGATTGGGAAATGGCTGAGGCGCAAAGAGCATTACGTGAAGCTGGCAAGGAAGAGCGGATGTATGGAATGTATCCGGTCACACTAACCGAGGAATATGAACACCATAATTTTCAAGATACAGGATACCTAGGCGGGTGGGGCATTGGTATTTCAATCGATAACGAGGATCCAGTGCGGGCGATTAAATTCCTTGATTACTTGGCTTCGGATGAAGGTCAAATCCTTCAAAATTGGGGCATAGAAGGGGAACATTATGAAATTGTTGATGGAAAGCGTGTGATTCCAGAAGACGTAATGAAAGAACGCAACAATAATGCGAATTACGTGAAACAAACTGGAGTAGGAGCACTGAAAGGTTTCGCACCGCCGTATGGAGATGGGGTAGAGGATTCTACTGGTCAAACATATACGATTGCAAGCCCAGACCAAATTAAAGACGCGTACACAGATACAGAAAAAGAAGTATTAGCAAATTATGATGTAGAGATGTGGAAAGATCTGTATCCACAGAAAGAAGACTTCCCGGTTAAGCCTTGGGGTGCTGCCTATAACATTCCAGTACCAGGTGGTTCTGATTTGGAGCTGATTTTGCAAAAAAGTCTGGATATTGTTAAAAAACGGATACCTGAAGCAATCTTAGCTAAACCCGAAAATTTTGATAAGATATGGGATACATTTATGAATGATTTAGAGAAAGCGGATGTGGAGAAGGCTGAAGAGGAATATACGAAGTTAGTCAAAAGCAGATTAGAACTTTGGGATAAATAA
- a CDS encoding carbohydrate ABC transporter permease: MKSSKGDLIFTICNYTFLTLVFVVTLYPFLNVLAISLNDATDTVRGGITIFPREFTFKNYITIFEYDNLITGFVNSTLRTVIGTILGVISSAMVAFTLSRADFKGRKFVSTTLVLTLYFSGGLIPGYMLMRDLNLVGTFWVYILPGMVNAFNIIIVRSFMDGLPYALQESAKMDGANDFSIFWRIILPLCTPVLATIALFIAVGQWNSWFDTYLYNGSDPSLTTLQYELMKILQNTSISSTDPNAYRGTEALEGAKNVSPESIKMAISVVTIIPILIVYPFLQRFFVQGMTLGAVKS, translated from the coding sequence GTGAAATCTAGTAAGGGTGACTTAATTTTTACGATCTGTAATTATACGTTTTTAACGTTAGTGTTTGTGGTCACCTTGTACCCATTTTTAAACGTACTGGCGATCTCACTCAATGATGCGACGGATACGGTTCGCGGCGGTATCACGATTTTCCCAAGAGAATTCACATTTAAAAACTATATTACGATATTTGAATACGACAACTTGATTACAGGCTTTGTCAATTCAACATTACGGACAGTGATTGGGACGATTTTGGGCGTCATTTCATCAGCAATGGTTGCATTTACGCTAAGTCGTGCTGATTTTAAAGGAAGAAAATTCGTTTCAACGACCCTTGTTTTAACGCTCTATTTTAGCGGTGGATTAATTCCTGGTTACATGCTGATGAGAGATTTAAACCTAGTAGGTACATTTTGGGTGTATATTCTTCCTGGCATGGTGAATGCCTTCAATATTATTATTGTTCGTTCCTTTATGGATGGACTGCCCTATGCTCTACAAGAATCAGCTAAAATGGATGGCGCGAACGACTTTTCCATTTTTTGGAGAATTATTCTTCCCCTATGTACGCCGGTTTTAGCGACGATTGCTCTATTTATCGCGGTAGGTCAGTGGAATTCTTGGTTTGATACGTACTTATATAATGGATCTGATCCAAGCTTGACTACGCTTCAATATGAATTGATGAAAATTTTACAAAATACATCGATTAGTTCTACCGATCCCAATGCATACAGGGGGACAGAGGCTCTAGAAGGAGCTAAAAATGTCTCTCCGGAATCGATTAAAATGGCGATTTCTGTGGTGACGATTATTCCAATCCTCATTGTGTATCCATTTTTACAGCGGTTTTTTGTACAAGGAATGACATTAGGAGCAGTCAAAAGTTAA
- a CDS encoding ABC transporter permease, with protein sequence MEIAKKKAHTYKPIKNKKSFWGSLIHQRYLYFMSMPFVIWVFVFNYLPLWGWTMAFQNYRPGKSMGEQEWVGLQHFIMLFQDERFYLVLRNTLAMSLMGLILGFTVPIVFAILLNEVRKKAFKNTLQTITYLPHFVSWVVVAGIVTKVLSSDGGAVNQLLTATGLVDEPIQFMTKGGLFWIIVTLADLWKEMGWNSIIFLAAMAGIDTQLYEAAKVDGAGRLRQIWHITLPGIRPTILVVLILSIGHLISIGFEKQFLLGNSTIVDYSEVLDLYALNYGIGLGRFSYGTAIGIFNSLVSIILLFLANGIFKRFTNQSVM encoded by the coding sequence ATGGAAATCGCCAAAAAGAAAGCGCATACATACAAGCCCATCAAAAATAAAAAAAGTTTTTGGGGATCACTCATTCATCAAAGGTACTTATATTTTATGTCGATGCCCTTTGTGATTTGGGTCTTTGTTTTCAATTATTTGCCTTTATGGGGATGGACGATGGCTTTTCAAAATTATCGCCCCGGTAAGTCGATGGGCGAACAGGAATGGGTGGGGCTGCAGCATTTCATTATGCTCTTCCAAGATGAGCGTTTTTATTTAGTTCTGCGTAACACGCTTGCCATGAGTCTTATGGGTCTTATTTTAGGTTTTACGGTCCCGATTGTGTTTGCGATTTTACTCAATGAAGTTCGTAAGAAAGCATTTAAAAACACGCTCCAGACGATTACGTATTTGCCGCATTTTGTTTCATGGGTAGTTGTAGCTGGAATTGTGACAAAAGTATTGTCTAGTGATGGAGGAGCTGTTAACCAGTTATTAACGGCGACTGGACTAGTGGATGAACCGATACAATTTATGACCAAAGGCGGATTGTTTTGGATAATTGTCACGCTCGCCGATTTATGGAAGGAAATGGGCTGGAACTCCATTATCTTTTTAGCTGCCATGGCTGGGATTGATACACAACTATATGAAGCAGCAAAAGTAGATGGAGCTGGACGACTGCGGCAAATATGGCATATTACCTTGCCTGGAATCCGCCCAACGATATTAGTGGTCCTTATCCTTTCAATTGGTCATCTGATTTCAATTGGCTTTGAAAAACAGTTTTTATTAGGAAATTCAACGATTGTCGATTATTCAGAAGTATTAGATCTATATGCCTTAAATTATGGTATTGGCTTAGGGCGTTTTTCATACGGAACAGCTATTGGCATCTTCAATTCTTTAGTTAGTATTATTCTCTTATTTTTAGCGAATGGAATCTTTAAGCGGTTTACGAACCAAAGTGTTATGTAA
- a CDS encoding response regulator transcription factor — MFEVIIVDDEPMIREGLRTLIAWETYGFKVINIAQNGREGFEKHQEYKPDLMIVDVRMPEMDGITLIEKIRKDNRHTHFIILSGHADFTYAQRAMGCHVDGYLLKPLDEDELILYLQMIYNKLADEKKLKQLAAEEKNQQREKLITALCQENDVSLNKEFLPMYEELSHVQRNFQVLLLKVTSPAAHSDISFLKQKAKELFEYTEKGYVFTNNYEIGVLLRQSYTSKHAKENLYEELKAGIGNETFFAAIGEQVPLSHIYQSFQTASTLLTHHYYFDKEMVMDKSNLSDQWMIETDEKTIVAIESYVSRLQYAFESINSKTAEKMIDELAEEMVHCRMTEMEIKKGCIQLYTNLLNKLLLSNKNNPSLTAIHARAAEIYDLPTLPSVKQFLLKRFSEIIGVLDNGNTDTQIKKMIDLIHKHYNKNLRLETLAEVFNYNSAYLGKLFKNYTGEYFNTYLDKVRIDIGKQLLQKGSKVYEVADQIGYANVDYFHRKFKKYVGTSPSAYRNQCGKIS; from the coding sequence ATGTTTGAAGTAATCATTGTTGATGATGAGCCAATGATAAGAGAAGGACTCCGAACACTTATTGCTTGGGAAACTTATGGATTCAAGGTCATTAATATTGCACAGAATGGCCGTGAAGGCTTTGAAAAACATCAAGAATATAAGCCCGACTTAATGATTGTTGATGTACGTATGCCCGAAATGGACGGAATCACACTTATTGAGAAAATAAGAAAAGACAACCGACACACTCATTTTATTATATTAAGCGGACACGCAGACTTTACCTATGCACAAAGAGCGATGGGGTGTCATGTAGATGGATATTTATTAAAACCGCTCGATGAAGATGAATTAATTCTCTATTTACAAATGATTTATAATAAATTAGCAGATGAAAAAAAATTAAAGCAGCTTGCAGCGGAAGAAAAAAACCAGCAAAGAGAAAAACTGATTACTGCTTTATGCCAAGAGAATGACGTTTCCCTCAATAAAGAATTTTTGCCTATGTATGAAGAACTTAGTCATGTACAACGAAATTTTCAAGTTCTCTTACTGAAGGTAACCTCACCGGCTGCTCATTCTGACATCAGCTTTTTGAAACAGAAAGCGAAAGAGTTGTTTGAATATACTGAAAAAGGGTATGTTTTCACCAATAATTATGAGATTGGTGTTCTCTTGAGACAATCCTATACGTCCAAACATGCTAAAGAGAACCTATATGAAGAACTGAAAGCGGGCATTGGCAATGAGACCTTTTTTGCAGCAATAGGAGAACAGGTTCCTCTATCACACATTTACCAATCGTTTCAAACCGCTTCAACCCTCTTAACTCATCATTATTATTTTGATAAAGAGATGGTAATGGATAAAAGTAATCTTTCGGATCAGTGGATGATTGAAACAGACGAAAAGACTATAGTGGCGATTGAATCGTATGTTAGTCGTCTGCAATATGCTTTTGAATCAATTAACAGTAAGACAGCAGAGAAAATGATTGATGAACTCGCTGAAGAGATGGTTCATTGCAGAATGACCGAAATGGAAATCAAAAAAGGATGTATTCAACTTTATACAAACCTATTAAATAAATTACTGCTTTCCAATAAAAATAATCCAAGTCTGACCGCCATTCATGCCCGGGCGGCGGAGATTTATGACTTACCAACATTACCGAGTGTAAAACAATTTTTACTAAAACGATTCAGTGAAATAATAGGTGTATTGGATAATGGAAATACGGATACACAGATTAAGAAAATGATTGATTTAATTCATAAACACTACAATAAAAACCTGCGTTTAGAAACGTTAGCAGAGGTATTTAATTATAACAGTGCCTATTTAGGCAAGCTGTTTAAAAACTATACGGGTGAGTATTTTAACACGTATCTTGATAAAGTGAGAATTGACATAGGAAAGCAGCTATTGCAAAAGGGGAGCAAGGTCTATGAGGTGGCTGATCAGATTGGCTACGCAAATGTGGACTATTTTCATCGTAAGTTTAAGAAATATGTCGGAACCTCTCCCTCCGCCTATCGAAACCAATGTGGAAAAATAAGCTGA